In a single window of the Daphnia carinata strain CSIRO-1 chromosome 4, CSIRO_AGI_Dcar_HiC_V3, whole genome shotgun sequence genome:
- the LOC130687333 gene encoding quinone oxidoreductase-like isoform X2, whose protein sequence is MNRVCKQVSIESPATVGMSKEYVFQYDVMVPDVPALGARVKVMCAGACYRQRSASVSSTSSTCSMGSDSGLCTTSTSNRGLRDSSFYPGYEVAGVVESIGEEVETSCGIKVGDHVIVYPFDECPPGYAEYMSVPEINFLVKIPDEMSLSVAAMLPSGALWALNTVQKAEDVVRRISEEKGPEGMCHILVVGTGGLALWALRLARYFFSEKQHRVHIAVACLRDEGFCLAQESGKVDVIQWNEELYERILIERTKDACHGQVDVVIDFGTTSRSLNRSIQCLSKGGVVFLGHETADRLLPKFSRKAEEYGITIEPVETGTVEQLKELVDLVHSGKVQPPPHSVFPAEEASEVINKLCKSEIPGRAILQFHSSAQ, encoded by the exons ATGAACCGTGTGTGCAAGCAAGTTAGCATCGAGAGTCCGGCTACGGTTGGCATGAGCAAGGAGTATGTCTTCCAGTATGACGTCATGGTACCAGACGTACCAGCATTGGGAGCCCGTGTCAAA GTGATGTGTGCTGGAGCTTGTTACAGACAAAGATCTGCCAGTGTTTCCAGTACCTCGAGTACTTGCTCGATGGGTAGTGACAGTGGTCTCTGTACAACCAGCACCTCTAACCGTGGTCTCCGTGACTCATCTTTCTATCCTGGTTATGAGGTAGCTGGAGTTGTTGAGTCAATTGGTGAAGAAGTAGAGACTAGCTGTGGAATTAAAGTTGGTGATCATGTCATTGTCTACCCCTTTGACGAGTGCCCTCCAGG ataCGCAGAATACATGAGTGTGCcagaaatcaattttttagTCAAGATTCCCGATGAGATGTCCTTGTCTGTTGCTGCTATGCTACCTTCTGGTGCTCTTTGGGCTCTCAACACTGTCCAGAAAGCCGAGGATGTTGTCCGACGCATTTCTGAAGAGAAAGGACCCGAAG GAATGTGCCACATCCTGGTTGTCGGTACTGGTGGTTTGGCTCTTTGGGCCCTTCGTCTTGCTCGATATTTCTTCAGCGAAAAACAACATCGTGTTCACATTGCCGTAGCGTGCCTTCGTGATGAGGGCTTTTGCTTGGCTCAGGAATCCGGAAA gGTGGATGTTATCCAATGGAATGAAGAGCTCTACGAGCGCATCCTAATTGAGAGGACCAAAGATGCCTGCCATGGTCAGGTGGACGTCGTGATCGATTTTGGCACTACTTCGCGCAGCCTCAACCGATCTATTCAATGTCTAAGCAAGGGCGGCGTAGTTTTCCTCGGTCATGAGACAGCCGATCGCCTGCTACCCAAATTCTCGCGCAAGGCCGAAGAATACGGCATCACCATAGAACCAGTCGAGACTGGAACTGTGGAACAGCTCAAAGAGTTGGTCGACCTCGTTCACTCTGGCAAG GTTCAACCTCCACCGCACAGCGTTTTCCCAGCTGAAGAAGCTTCCGAAGTGATCAACAAACTTTGCAAATCTGAAATTCCCGGCAGGGCCATTCTTCAATTCCATTCCTCAgctcagtaa
- the LOC130687333 gene encoding quinone oxidoreductase-like isoform X1: MPVECLIPDDRLSKYPPTTPSSRMNRVCKQVSIESPATVGMSKEYVFQYDVMVPDVPALGARVKVMCAGACYRQRSASVSSTSSTCSMGSDSGLCTTSTSNRGLRDSSFYPGYEVAGVVESIGEEVETSCGIKVGDHVIVYPFDECPPGYAEYMSVPEINFLVKIPDEMSLSVAAMLPSGALWALNTVQKAEDVVRRISEEKGPEGMCHILVVGTGGLALWALRLARYFFSEKQHRVHIAVACLRDEGFCLAQESGKVDVIQWNEELYERILIERTKDACHGQVDVVIDFGTTSRSLNRSIQCLSKGGVVFLGHETADRLLPKFSRKAEEYGITIEPVETGTVEQLKELVDLVHSGKVQPPPHSVFPAEEASEVINKLCKSEIPGRAILQFHSSAQ; encoded by the exons ATGCCCGTCGAGTGTCTCATCCCTGATGACAG GTTGTCGAAATATCCCCCAACAACTCCATCATCAAGAATGAACCGTGTGTGCAAGCAAGTTAGCATCGAGAGTCCGGCTACGGTTGGCATGAGCAAGGAGTATGTCTTCCAGTATGACGTCATGGTACCAGACGTACCAGCATTGGGAGCCCGTGTCAAA GTGATGTGTGCTGGAGCTTGTTACAGACAAAGATCTGCCAGTGTTTCCAGTACCTCGAGTACTTGCTCGATGGGTAGTGACAGTGGTCTCTGTACAACCAGCACCTCTAACCGTGGTCTCCGTGACTCATCTTTCTATCCTGGTTATGAGGTAGCTGGAGTTGTTGAGTCAATTGGTGAAGAAGTAGAGACTAGCTGTGGAATTAAAGTTGGTGATCATGTCATTGTCTACCCCTTTGACGAGTGCCCTCCAGG ataCGCAGAATACATGAGTGTGCcagaaatcaattttttagTCAAGATTCCCGATGAGATGTCCTTGTCTGTTGCTGCTATGCTACCTTCTGGTGCTCTTTGGGCTCTCAACACTGTCCAGAAAGCCGAGGATGTTGTCCGACGCATTTCTGAAGAGAAAGGACCCGAAG GAATGTGCCACATCCTGGTTGTCGGTACTGGTGGTTTGGCTCTTTGGGCCCTTCGTCTTGCTCGATATTTCTTCAGCGAAAAACAACATCGTGTTCACATTGCCGTAGCGTGCCTTCGTGATGAGGGCTTTTGCTTGGCTCAGGAATCCGGAAA gGTGGATGTTATCCAATGGAATGAAGAGCTCTACGAGCGCATCCTAATTGAGAGGACCAAAGATGCCTGCCATGGTCAGGTGGACGTCGTGATCGATTTTGGCACTACTTCGCGCAGCCTCAACCGATCTATTCAATGTCTAAGCAAGGGCGGCGTAGTTTTCCTCGGTCATGAGACAGCCGATCGCCTGCTACCCAAATTCTCGCGCAAGGCCGAAGAATACGGCATCACCATAGAACCAGTCGAGACTGGAACTGTGGAACAGCTCAAAGAGTTGGTCGACCTCGTTCACTCTGGCAAG GTTCAACCTCCACCGCACAGCGTTTTCCCAGCTGAAGAAGCTTCCGAAGTGATCAACAAACTTTGCAAATCTGAAATTCCCGGCAGGGCCATTCTTCAATTCCATTCCTCAgctcagtaa